In one window of Candidatus Kaelpia imicola DNA:
- a CDS encoding aminopeptidase codes for MKNIAFLKNVLFNSMGLKRGENLLFITDRLLYPIAELFYSNSLKLGSESLLVKIPDMEIDGQEPSSVVAKILKTADVALLMTSKSLSHTRARKEASKSGVRIASMPGISYEVVMRSLNLDYREIKRSVKRVSDRLSKARRARVLTSKGTDISFSIESRVGLGDYGIYKKKGDFGNLPAGEAFIAPLESSANGIVVFDGSIAGFGKLSKDIKVWIERGKLVKSKPGKFMNSISSFGDKALNLAEFGIGLNPKAKVTGNVLEDEKTLNTAHFAFGTNKSFGGRVNAGIHIDAVFFDPQIYLDSKRLNIS; via the coding sequence ATGAAAAACATTGCTTTCCTAAAAAATGTACTGTTTAATTCTATGGGACTTAAGAGAGGGGAAAACCTTCTCTTTATAACGGATAGACTGCTTTATCCAATAGCCGAACTCTTCTACAGCAACTCTTTAAAGTTGGGATCTGAATCCCTTCTCGTTAAGATACCCGATATGGAAATAGATGGTCAGGAGCCTTCATCTGTAGTGGCTAAAATCCTTAAGACTGCAGATGTTGCTTTGCTTATGACTTCAAAATCACTCTCACATACCAGAGCCAGAAAAGAGGCTTCTAAATCAGGAGTTAGAATTGCTTCTATGCCTGGGATAAGTTATGAGGTTGTAATGCGCAGTTTAAATCTGGACTATAGAGAGATTAAGCGTTCAGTCAAGAGAGTATCCGATAGGCTCTCTAAAGCCAGGAGGGCCAGGGTTTTGACATCCAAAGGTACCGACATATCTTTTTCAATAGAGAGTAGGGTTGGACTTGGAGATTACGGTATTTATAAAAAAAAGGGTGACTTTGGCAACCTTCCTGCAGGTGAGGCTTTTATAGCCCCTCTTGAAAGTTCAGCTAACGGTATCGTGGTCTTTGATGGTTCTATTGCTGGTTTTGGTAAATTGAGTAAAGATATAAAGGTCTGGATTGAGAGAGGTAAGCTTGTAAAGAGTAAGCCTGGTAAGTTTATGAATTCTATCTCTAGTTTTGGCGATAAGGCTTTAAACTTAGCAGAGTTTGGAATAGGTTTAAATCCCAAAGCTAAGGTTACAGGTAATGTATTAGAAGATGAGAAAACTCTTAATACAGCCCACTTTGCATTTGGAACCAATAAAAGTTTTGGCGGTAGAGTAAATGCCGGGATACATATCGATGCGGTTTTCTTTGACCCTCAGATATATTTAGATTCCAAGAGATTGAATATTTCTTAG
- a CDS encoding bifunctional 5,10-methylenetetrahydrofolate dehydrogenase/5,10-methenyltetrahydrofolate cyclohydrolase: MNNIIDGKNIASVLAEGLKKEFSLLKESCDVKAKMAAFCFSDDSASDIYIKAQAKIATYLGVEYQLFKLGQDLSLTALKQKFTNSNGDSDLDGIIIMQPLSDSLDYRSLLLDMDPAKDIEGVHPVNLGNLISSDSVLIPPTAAAVMNILDSCVEDYVGSEVVVIGHSYIVGKPLTMLLADKLATVTLCHIGTSKVNRLEEHVKRADILIAAVGKPGLIKGEWIKEGAVVVDVGINKVGADIVGDVEFEKARKRASYITPVPAGVGPLTTVMLMRNLLLALKKRRNIKI, from the coding sequence ATGAATAATATAATAGATGGCAAAAATATAGCTTCGGTTTTAGCCGAAGGATTAAAAAAAGAATTCTCTTTACTGAAAGAGTCTTGTGATGTTAAAGCAAAGATGGCAGCTTTCTGCTTCAGCGATGATTCAGCTTCAGATATATACATAAAAGCCCAAGCTAAGATAGCAACTTATTTAGGGGTTGAATATCAGCTCTTTAAATTGGGACAGGATTTGAGTCTAACTGCTTTAAAACAGAAGTTTACTAATTCAAATGGCGATTCTGATTTAGATGGTATTATTATTATGCAGCCTCTATCGGATTCTCTTGATTACAGGTCATTGCTTTTGGATATGGATCCAGCTAAAGATATTGAAGGTGTCCATCCTGTAAATCTTGGTAATCTTATCTCTTCTGATTCAGTGTTGATACCGCCTACAGCTGCAGCTGTTATGAATATTTTAGATAGCTGTGTTGAAGATTATGTTGGTTCTGAGGTTGTAGTAATTGGACATAGTTATATAGTGGGTAAACCGTTGACTATGCTGCTTGCAGACAAGCTTGCAACTGTTACCCTCTGTCATATTGGTACCTCAAAGGTTAATAGATTAGAGGAACATGTTAAGAGAGCAGATATTCTTATTGCAGCCGTTGGTAAGCCTGGACTTATAAAAGGTGAATGGATAAAAGAGGGTGCTGTTGTTGTAGATGTAGGCATAAATAAGGTTGGTGCTGATATTGTAGGAGATGTTGAGTTTGAAAAAGCGAGAAAGAGGGCTAGCTATATTACTCCTGTTCCAGCGGGAGTAGGCCCCCTGACAACAGTTATGCTGATGAGGAATCTATTGTTGGCTCTTAAAAAGAGACGTAACATTAAAATCTAA
- a CDS encoding cyclodeaminase/cyclohydrolase family protein, translating to MDRVIDGSLKEYLAGLGEKIPAPGGGSATAAVLCCGISLHKKCLLYSSSNFEKESFKNIKLSLDQAIEKALALIDRDREVYLKLNDLIKDRSANKDEIQEAYRDAASVPLEMIRIVITVLDLINRSIGKIKMIFVSDIMAAMSFLEAVFDSALIFVEINLKSIDVSFKEFSGFDEEEIKKLREDFKRIGIELENE from the coding sequence ATGGATAGAGTGATAGACGGTAGTTTAAAGGAGTATTTAGCAGGTTTAGGAGAGAAGATTCCGGCTCCGGGCGGAGGCAGCGCTACTGCTGCCGTGCTCTGTTGCGGGATATCTCTGCATAAGAAATGTTTGTTATACAGTTCTAGTAATTTCGAAAAAGAGAGTTTTAAAAATATAAAGTTATCTTTAGACCAGGCTATAGAGAAGGCCTTAGCTCTAATTGATAGAGATAGAGAGGTCTATCTAAAGTTAAATGATTTGATTAAAGATAGATCAGCCAATAAAGATGAGATTCAGGAAGCTTATCGTGATGCAGCATCTGTTCCTCTTGAGATGATCAGAATAGTCATAACTGTTCTTGATCTGATAAATAGATCTATAGGTAAGATTAAAATGATATTTGTTTCAGATATTATGGCTGCAATGAGTTTTTTAGAAGCTGTTTTTGATTCTGCTTTAATTTTCGTTGAAATAAATTTAAAATCTATCGATGTGAGTTTTAAGGAATTTTCGGGTTTTGATGAAGAAGAGATTAAAAAGCTGAGAGAAGATTTTAAAAGAATTGGTATAGAGCTAGAGAATGAATAA
- a CDS encoding BatD family protein produces MKYLLVLLLLVANKLYAQDLSVKYSMDRESISLDEVLKYRILVTGSFKTTPALHVPELQNFKIISNRKMSKVSISAGEIVSSVEFIFMLSPLKEGFFEMSGFKVEAGDVEYEVEAIKIKVSGSKDSILPKEDNDGSENSEEKIWL; encoded by the coding sequence ATGAAATATCTTTTGGTTCTATTGCTTTTGGTAGCCAATAAACTTTATGCTCAAGATCTCTCCGTAAAATATTCTATGGATAGAGAGAGCATCTCTTTGGATGAGGTTTTAAAATACAGGATTTTAGTAACAGGAAGTTTTAAAACAACTCCGGCTTTACATGTTCCTGAGCTTCAGAATTTTAAGATTATCTCAAACAGGAAGATGAGCAAGGTTAGTATCTCTGCTGGAGAGATAGTATCTTCTGTAGAGTTTATCTTTATGCTCTCTCCGCTTAAAGAGGGGTTTTTTGAAATGTCCGGATTTAAAGTAGAAGCAGGAGACGTAGAGTATGAGGTTGAAGCTATAAAGATAAAGGTTAGTGGGAGTAAAGATAGCATCTTACCTAAAGAAGATAATGACGGCTCAGAGAATAGTGAAGAAAAAATTTGGCTATGA
- a CDS encoding formate--tetrahydrofolate ligase, with product MKVKKITDVADRIGLSSKDYLAYGDFKAKVRLSIREKVKNREEGKLIFVTSINPTPSGEGKTTTSIGLTQSLNRMGRKTLLCLRQPSLGPVFGRKGGAAGGGKASLYPFSDINLHLTGDFHAIAVAHNLLAAVIDNHIYWGNKLGIDRDRVLWNRVLDVNDRTLRGVSIGLGLKGENYPRNSGFKITSASELMAILALFKNRRDIEKMISRIMIAYDKDGSPVYARDLKVVPAISLLLKDAMMPNLVQTQEGDPVFVHTGPFANIAHGNSSLVATEMALKLADYVITEGGFGSDLGFEKFIDIVARKGSFKISSVVLVVSLRALKYHGGLSLEKINRANSAALKKGLVNLAHHVGIVRRFNLEPIVCINRFKQDKDSEIESLKRYCFGVLGVEVAVSDVYAKGSRGGYELAEKVLSGISYKKSKMKVLYGLNQTLKDKILKIAENIYGASGVDYTEEAERKIDSFQSLGYGRLPVSIAKTQFSLTHNPRIKGVKKDWKLLIKDIVISSGAGFLIPITGDMLLLPGLPEHPVLENIKFSKGEYEGLF from the coding sequence ATGAAAGTTAAAAAGATTACAGATGTTGCAGATAGGATTGGATTAAGCAGCAAAGACTACTTGGCTTACGGGGATTTTAAAGCCAAGGTCAGATTATCTATTCGAGAGAAGGTCAAAAATAGAGAAGAAGGTAAGCTTATATTTGTAACCTCTATAAATCCTACTCCTTCAGGAGAAGGTAAGACAACAACATCTATAGGATTAACCCAGAGTTTAAATAGAATGGGTAGAAAGACCCTGCTCTGTTTGCGTCAGCCTTCGTTGGGTCCTGTCTTTGGTAGAAAAGGAGGAGCAGCGGGAGGTGGAAAAGCCTCTCTCTATCCGTTCTCCGATATAAATCTTCACTTAACAGGTGATTTTCATGCCATAGCTGTTGCTCATAACCTTTTGGCGGCTGTTATAGATAATCATATTTACTGGGGAAATAAGCTGGGCATCGATAGAGATAGAGTACTTTGGAATAGAGTTTTAGATGTAAACGATAGAACCTTAAGAGGAGTTTCTATTGGTCTGGGTTTGAAAGGTGAAAACTATCCTAGGAATAGCGGTTTTAAGATTACATCTGCGTCTGAGCTGATGGCTATACTTGCTCTTTTTAAAAACAGAAGAGATATCGAAAAAATGATATCCCGTATTATGATTGCTTACGATAAAGATGGTTCTCCTGTTTATGCCAGAGACCTAAAAGTTGTACCTGCAATATCACTTCTTTTAAAAGATGCTATGATGCCTAATCTTGTTCAGACCCAGGAAGGCGACCCTGTCTTTGTACATACCGGACCATTTGCTAATATAGCCCATGGTAACTCTAGCCTTGTAGCTACTGAGATGGCTTTAAAACTTGCAGATTATGTTATAACAGAAGGAGGTTTCGGTTCTGATTTAGGGTTTGAAAAATTTATAGATATTGTAGCCAGAAAGGGTAGTTTTAAAATATCCTCAGTTGTACTTGTAGTCTCTTTGCGAGCCTTAAAATATCATGGCGGGCTTAGTTTGGAAAAGATTAACAGAGCCAATAGTGCTGCCTTAAAAAAGGGATTGGTCAATCTTGCGCATCATGTTGGAATTGTACGCAGGTTCAATCTTGAGCCTATTGTCTGTATAAATAGGTTTAAGCAGGATAAAGATAGTGAGATCGAATCTTTAAAGAGGTATTGCTTCGGAGTTCTAGGGGTTGAAGTTGCAGTCTCTGATGTATATGCTAAAGGTTCTAGAGGCGGATATGAGTTGGCAGAGAAGGTTTTATCAGGTATCTCTTACAAAAAGAGTAAGATGAAAGTGCTTTATGGTTTGAACCAGACTCTTAAGGATAAAATTTTAAAAATAGCAGAAAATATCTATGGAGCTTCTGGAGTTGATTATACAGAAGAGGCAGAGAGGAAGATAGATTCATTTCAGAGCCTCGGTTACGGAAGACTTCCCGTGAGTATAGCCAAGACCCAGTTCTCTTTAACTCATAATCCGCGAATTAAAGGAGTTAAAAAGGATTGGAAGTTACTGATAAAAGATATTGTTATCTCAAGCGGTGCAGGTTTCTTGATACCGATTACAGGAGATATGCTTCTTCTGCCTGGACTGCCCGAACATCCGGTACTTGAGAACATAAAATTTTCTAAAGGTGAATATGAGGGACTTTTTTAA